TATTCCTCGTCCTTAACTTGGCAATCAGCGCCGTGTTGTACGGCGCGAAAAGCATTAACTAAAGAAGTAGGCTCCACTGCTTCGCTCTTAGCGGGGAAGACACTCCCCGCTTTTTTTGCCCTTTTATCGGAGAGTATTGATGCATCAATCTACCCGTCGTCGGCCAGGTGAACGCTTGTTCGGCCTGCTCGTTTTGATCGCCAGTTTATGGCTGTTTTGGCAAGCATATAGCATTGCGCAATTTTCCTCATTGAGTTCATCTGGTGCACTGCCTCTTGCTGCCACAGCGATCATGGTCGTGAGTGCTTGCTTGGTTTTAAGCCACACCATGCGCCTCCCTTTAACACCAAATGTTCGCTTTGTACGTCATGTGTTCCCGCCTATCGTTGGCATTGTCGTGGCGCTCATTTTTATGTTTGCCATCATGCTGGAACCCGTGGGGTTTCTTCTTTCGGCGACGGTTTTCTTATTTCTGTCGATGACTTTTTTGCATCGCAAAGGCTGGGTCGTCAGCCTCGTCATGACATGGGCATCACTGGTTTTAGTGTATTGCGTATTTCGCCTGATTTTTAAGGTTATTTTGCCGGAAGGCATCATTCCTGAACGCGAGCTAATGGCGGCTGTATCTCATTGGTTTAACGCATTTTTCTAGGATAATACGATGGAAGCTTTGTCATTTTTCGCCATTTCTTGGGTGTCTCCTGAGCTCCTTGCGTTGACTGCGCTTGGCACATTTCTGGGCATTTATGTGGGCGCTATCCCAGGCTTATCGGTCACCATGGCGGTGTCCATTCTTATCTCATTTACTTTCTCATGGGATGTCAACAACGCCCTATGTCTTATGGTAGGTGTGTATATGGGAGGCGTTTATGGCGGCTCCCGTACGGCCATTTTACTGAATATCCCTGGGGCACCCTCTGCTATCGCGACGGCGCTCGATGGCTATCCGCTGGCACAAAAAGGGCTGGCCGGAGAAGCCATCGGGTTGTCAACCGTCATGTCGGTGATTGGGGGATTTGTGGGCATTATGGTGCTTGCCGTTGCCGCGCCCGTAGTGAGTGATTTTGCCATCAGCTTTCAACCAAGAGACTACATGCTACTCGGTGTGTTAGGCATCATGCTGGTGGGCTCCTTGTCTGGAAACAGCCTTGCAAAAGGCATCTTAGCAGGGGCATTTGGGATAGTGATTGGAACCGTCGGCTTAGACCCGCTGACCGCAGAAGAGCGCTTCACATTCGGTGTTGTTGACCTGTGGAATGGCATCAACCCCGTGGCAGTGATGATTGGCTTGTTTGGCATTTCAGAAGCCCTGACACAGCTTCATTATATGGACAAGATTACCGTCAAGCAGGTTATTCATCGTATTGTGCCAAAATGGAAAGACGTAAAACGCTTTTTGCCCTTAAGTTTGCAGTCGTCCTCTATCGGCGTCATTGTCGGCGCATTGCCTGGTACTGGAGGAGACATTGCCGCTTTAATGGCCTACGACTATGCAAAACGTACCACAAAAAATCCCGACGTCCCCTTCGGTGAAGGTGCAAAAGAAGGGCTAGTTGCACCAGAGTCTGCAAACAATGCCGCCGTGAGCGGTGCCTACATTCCTATGCTAACCCTCGGAATTCCTGGCGATGCCGTGACGGCGGTATTCATCGGCGCCCTGTTTATTCATGGGCTCAATCCAGGACCACTATTGATGATAGAGCAACCCAATATTTTCTGGTTCACGGTAGGCAACCTCACCCTAGCCAACCTCTTTATTCTGGTGTTTGGTCTCACTGGCATTCGACTATTTTCTAAAATTGTGGAGTGCCCAAAAGGGCTGCTCATTCCCATCATCTTCTTGCTGTCAATTGTCGGCGCTTATTCGATCAACAACGCCGTTACCGATGTGTGGTGGATGCTCGCATTTGGCGTCATTGGCTACTTCATGAAACAATACGGCTACCCTGTGGGACCTGTAATACTGGGCGTTATCCTATCGCGTTTAATTGACGAAAACTGGCGCCGCGCCATCTTATCAGAACAAGGAAGCCTCTCAGGCTTTTTCGGTGAAGCCCTCACCAGCCCGTTGTCCTGTGTGCTCATGGTCACTATCATCGGCTTATTTGTCTCACACACCCCACTGTGGACAGGTAGGAACAAAAACAAAATCTAACGCCCATTGCACAATAAAACACCAAATAAGAAATAAAAGCCTATTTGGTGTTTTAGGACTAAAGCGCACCCCTCCCTACGCGTTCAGTTTATGCACTAGCCCTTGAATCCCCAATACATACCCTTGCACGCCCATACCAACGACGATGCCGGTGGCAGCGGGGGATATATAAGAGTGATGACGGAAGGCTTCACGCGCGTGTACGTTGCTGATGTGCACTTCTATCACGGGGACGTCGGCACCTTTTATAGCGTCGTGCAGTGCAATGGACGTGTGGGTGTAGGCGCCAGGGTTGAACACGACACCCAACACTTCGCCTGTTTTAATACGTCGGCCTGCTTCGTGGAGGAGATCCACCAGCACACCTTCGTGGTTTGATTGATGGCATTCCACTTGGTGACCCAGTTTGGCAGCCGCTTCACGGCACAGAACTTCCACGTCAGCCAAGGTTTCATAACCGTAGGTGGCAGGCTCGCGGGTGCCCAGTAAGTTTAAGTTTGGGCCATTCAATACCATAATGATCGACATAATACACTCTCCTAAAAAATGAAAACCTTGCGTTTGCGCTGTTACACCAAAAAATGCAATAAGGCGGTCAAGGTAAAAAACGATAACACAGTGGTCACCAGCAAGCTGCTTGCGCAGACGTTTTGCTCTCCGTATTGCCCACCCACAATCGGGTAAATGCTGAACATGGGGACGCAAGCAAAAATCATGATGGCAATGTTTAAATCGTTTGGCATGGTAGGTGTTAGCCTTAACAGTGAGGCCACTACCAATGGAAAAACAATCAATTTAGACAACGCCACCAAAGACAGCGGCCCTATGCGACCCTTAATAGACAACCCCACCAAGGAGCCGCCAATGACGATTAACGCGGCGGGGGCCGAGCCCATGGCAAGCACATCTAATCCCTGCGCTATAAACGCCGGCAAGGTGATGCCTAATGACGCAAAAGCGACGCCGGTAAAAACGGCGACAATGATGGGATTGGTGACGATGCGTTTTGCTACAGAGAAGGCAAGAGGCTTACCATTAGCGCTGCGTTTGCCTAACACGGCTTCAATAAAGATCAGTCCCGCCGGAAAAAGAATGACATTTTCCACCATGATCACCATGGCAAACGCGTGCATCATAGGATGGTCAAATACCTGCAACAAAATAGGAAAGCCGACAAACGCGCTGTTTGACATGCTACCGCCTAACCCATGAACACCACTGATCGCCCAAGGTTCGCGAAACGCGAATCGGCTGATCAACACAGTGAACACGAAAGCAAACATGCCTCCTGCGGCATACAGCATCATGTATTGGGGATGAATCAGCTGACCAACATCCATGCTGACTATTTTAGTGAACACTAACGCCGGCAAGGCAAAATACAGCACAAAACGACTCAAGCCTGGCAATAATTCTTTTGGGATAAAGCCCAAACGCCCACCCAAATAACCGAGCAGTATGAGGAAAAAAATCGGGGCTGTTATGTTGATTACCGCTTCCATGTGATCCTACTTTTTCTGATGAATGACGAAGTCTGTGTGATATTGAGACAATGGCAGCTTAATGGTTATTCCGCTAGGCGGGCTGGCGAATTTTCGCGGTAGACGCCATCGCTGTGGTCAAATCGGTGTCGGGCAGAGCGAGACCTTTATCAATATGTGAGTTCAACAGCGCAAGAACGGCGTCGATATCGTCATCCAAGAGGGCGGTTAATAACGCCTGATGATCGTCCATGGAGGCGCGTCCACGAAAAGGGCGACGGTGCAAAGCCAATACCTGATAGCGCATATAAAGCTCAATCACCGAGGCATGATAACGAATAAGTTGCTGAGAACCGCAATGAGATACCATAATGACATGAAAGTCACGATCGGCTTTTTCCCATCGTTGAACCTGTCCGCCCTCGTCTTCCATCATGCGTTTTTCGATACAATATAGCCGAAAATGCGCACTGATCAGCGCCGACTTCCACCCCATGTGCCCTTCGGTATTTTCCATGGACTTACGCACACCGGACAGCTCCAACATTTGCCGAAGCTCCAACAGTTCGTATAAATCAGCGCTGGACACAGGTTTGACCGTAAAGCCTTTTTGATCTACAAACTGAACAAAACCATCGGACACCAGACGCATCAGCGTTTCACGTAACGTGTTCACACTGGCGCTGTATCTCAGTCGTAGCGCATTCAGCTTTAACTTTTCTCCTGGCGACAAAACGCCCGTCACTATGTCTGAGCGAAGT
The sequence above is a segment of the Marinomonas sp. IMCC 4694 genome. Coding sequences within it:
- a CDS encoding tripartite tricarboxylate transporter permease, whose protein sequence is MEALSFFAISWVSPELLALTALGTFLGIYVGAIPGLSVTMAVSILISFTFSWDVNNALCLMVGVYMGGVYGGSRTAILLNIPGAPSAIATALDGYPLAQKGLAGEAIGLSTVMSVIGGFVGIMVLAVAAPVVSDFAISFQPRDYMLLGVLGIMLVGSLSGNSLAKGILAGAFGIVIGTVGLDPLTAEERFTFGVVDLWNGINPVAVMIGLFGISEALTQLHYMDKITVKQVIHRIVPKWKDVKRFLPLSLQSSSIGVIVGALPGTGGDIAALMAYDYAKRTTKNPDVPFGEGAKEGLVAPESANNAAVSGAYIPMLTLGIPGDAVTAVFIGALFIHGLNPGPLLMIEQPNIFWFTVGNLTLANLFILVFGLTGIRLFSKIVECPKGLLIPIIFLLSIVGAYSINNAVTDVWWMLAFGVIGYFMKQYGYPVGPVILGVILSRLIDENWRRAILSEQGSLSGFFGEALTSPLSCVLMVTIIGLFVSHTPLWTGRNKNKI
- a CDS encoding GntR family transcriptional regulator — its product is MISTDDRKLVGQSVYEQLRSDIVTGVLSPGEKLKLNALRLRYSASVNTLRETLMRLVSDGFVQFVDQKGFTVKPVSSADLYELLELRQMLELSGVRKSMENTEGHMGWKSALISAHFRLYCIEKRMMEDEGGQVQRWEKADRDFHVIMVSHCGSQQLIRYHASVIELYMRYQVLALHRRPFRGRASMDDHQALLTALLDDDIDAVLALLNSHIDKGLALPDTDLTTAMASTAKIRQPA
- a CDS encoding tripartite tricarboxylate transporter TctB family protein; translation: MHQSTRRRPGERLFGLLVLIASLWLFWQAYSIAQFSSLSSSGALPLAATAIMVVSACLVLSHTMRLPLTPNVRFVRHVFPPIVGIVVALIFMFAIMLEPVGFLLSATVFLFLSMTFLHRKGWVVSLVMTWASLVLVYCVFRLIFKVILPEGIIPERELMAAVSHWFNAFF
- a CDS encoding AEC family transporter encodes the protein MEAVINITAPIFFLILLGYLGGRLGFIPKELLPGLSRFVLYFALPALVFTKIVSMDVGQLIHPQYMMLYAAGGMFAFVFTVLISRFAFREPWAISGVHGLGGSMSNSAFVGFPILLQVFDHPMMHAFAMVIMVENVILFPAGLIFIEAVLGKRSANGKPLAFSVAKRIVTNPIIVAVFTGVAFASLGITLPAFIAQGLDVLAMGSAPAALIVIGGSLVGLSIKGRIGPLSLVALSKLIVFPLVVASLLRLTPTMPNDLNIAIMIFACVPMFSIYPIVGGQYGEQNVCASSLLVTTVLSFFTLTALLHFLV
- the aroQ gene encoding type II 3-dehydroquinate dehydratase translates to MSIIMVLNGPNLNLLGTREPATYGYETLADVEVLCREAAAKLGHQVECHQSNHEGVLVDLLHEAGRRIKTGEVLGVVFNPGAYTHTSIALHDAIKGADVPVIEVHISNVHAREAFRHHSYISPAATGIVVGMGVQGYVLGIQGLVHKLNA